A window of Roseiflexus castenholzii DSM 13941 genomic DNA:
GCGGCAATGAGTCGAGAAACGTCTGCCCATATTTTTTCGTCAGGAGGCGGCGGTCGAGCACTGCCACGATACCGCGGTCGTCCTTTGAGCGGATCAGGCGCCCGAACCCCTGCTTGAAGCGCAGGATCGACTGTGGAACGGCGTACTGATTGAACGCATCGTCGAACTGCTCCGACCGCGCGGCGAAGATCGGGTCGGTCGGCACGCTGAAGGGGAGTTTGGCGATCACCAGCACCGAGAGCGCATCGCCGACCACATCGACCCCTTCCCAGAAACTTGATGTGCCGAGCAGCACGGTGCCGGGAAACTCCTTGAAGCGTTCGAGCAGACTGCGGCGCGAGCCGTCGATCCCCTGACCGAGCACGGCAATCCCGGCGTCTTCCAGCGGTTCCTGAATGGCGCGATACGTCTGCCGCAGCGCATTGATGGCAGTAAACAACACCAGCATGCGCCCGTTCGTCGCACGCGCCAGGTCGATGATCGCCTGCTCCATTGCGCGCTGATACCCCGGATGTGACGGCTCAGGAATATCGTTCGGAATATAGAGGAGCGCCTGACGGGTGTAATCGAACGGCGATTCGAGCGCCAGTTCTTCGGCTTCATCCAGGCCGATGCGCTCGCGGACGAAGCGGAAATCGCCGCCGACCGACAGCGTCGCCGAGGTCAGTACTGTAGCGCTTTTGCGCTCGAACAGGTTGGTGCGCAAAATCTCGGCAACGGAGAGGGGTGCAGCGGAAAGGGTCAACGTGTCACGCAGACGGTCGTGGGTCAGCCAGGTGACTTTTTCCTCAGCGCCGCCGGTCAGAATATGCCCGATATTAATGCGCACCTCGGTCGCATACCGCTTGAGCGTCTGCACCCGCAGCATCAGCGCATCATACTCCGGCAATTCGGCGTCCTTCAGGTCGATCAGGAGCGTTTCCAGTTGTCCCAATCCCTCACCGATGGCGGTAAGCGCGTTGTTGAGCATGTCCCAGGCGCGTTCGACCTCTGCCCAAGCCGGTTTGCGGCGCAGCGCGCTGGAGATGCGCAGGCGTGCATCGGCAGCCGACAGTTCGGCATCGCGTCGGACGAACGCGATCAACGTGTTGAAGCACCCGTAGACCGCATCGCGCGCGCGCGCCACCGCCGGACGCAGCGCCGCCGTGATCGTGTCGGCGCGGTCAATATCGATCCGGGTAACCATGCTTTCGCGGAAATGGTTCGGCAGTTCGCTCAGCAACCCGCCGACGATCTGCGCCTGGTCTTCGACAAAAATATCATCGAGGAACGCAAGCAGCCCTTCCCGATCAACATTGAAACTCAACTGATCGGTGGCGACATCTTCCAGATTATGTGCCTCGTCGATAATGAGATAATCATAGGGCGGAATGACATCATTTTCGGCTGCGAGGTCTGCCACGAGAAGCGCGTGATTGACAATCACCAGGTGCGCGGCCTCCGCCTGCCGGCGCGCCTTGAAGAAGAAGCAACGATGGAACTCACTGCACCGCGGACCGGTGCACTGATCCCAGGCGGCGCTCAATTTGCTCCATGTCGCATGTTCACCTTCCTGAAGCGGCAATTCCGCGCGGTCGCCGCTCTCGGTCGCATGCAGCCACAACTGCACCTTGAGCAGCGCGCGCACATCGTCCGACATCAGCCGCTGATCGCGATCACGGCGCAGATCGTGGTACCGTTTGAGGCACAAATAATTGCTGCGCCCCTTGAGCAACGCCGCAGTAAACGGCGGTTTGTCGTCCACGCCGTTGGACATCACCCTCTGAAGCGCCGGAATATCCTTGAAGAAGAGTTGATCCTGCAAATTGATCGTATTGGTCGAAATGACGACGCGCTCGCCGCGGCGCGCGGCGTGTAGCGCCGCCGGAACCAGATACGCCAGACCTTTGCCGGTGCCGGTGCCGGCTTCGGCGATCAGCGTCCCGCCCTGATTAAGGGTGTCGGCGACCGCTTCGGACATCCGCACCTGCTGATTGCGCTGCTCATACCCCTCGAAAGCGCGCCCAAGCGCACCGGCAGGGCTGAAGAACCACCGGATTTCCGCCAGGTCGATTGGGCGGTCATTCCCGGTTGGTTTGAGCGGTGTCAGTTTCTCGTCTGACTCCCGCGAATCAGTGTCGCTGATCGGCGTTTCGTCCACAAAGACGCGCAGAGCCTTGGCGCGCTGCGCTGCTTCGAAGAGCGGTCGCAGCGTCCAATCGACACGCGATGTCAGGCGCACAATCTCATTCAGGTCGTTCAGGCTGAGAGCATCGATACGCCGGAGCAGATGCAGAAAGACCTGCCGGGTCACATCGGCGTCGCTAAGGGCGCGATGCGCCTCATCGTGAACGATGCCAAGCGTTTCCGCCAGTGCGCTGAGGCGATAGGCGGGTGTGCGCGGCATCAGGAGCGTCGCCAGTTCAAAGGTGTCGAACGCCGGTTGCGGCAGGCGCATACCCTGCGCCTGAAGCATATTGATATCGAAGCGGACATTGTGCCCGACGAGCGGATAGTTCTTGAGGAACGCAGCGAAGCGCGGCGCGACCTCCGAAAAGCGCGGCGCACCGGCAAGCATCTCAGCGGTGATGCCCGTCAGACGGCTGGAATTAAGGGGCAGAGAATGACGCGGTTGCACGAGGGTGTCGAACGTTTCGATCACCTCACCGGTGCGAAACTTGACCGCTGCAATTTCGATAATTTCATCGACTCCCGCCTCGAGACCGGTGGTTTCGACATCGATTGCTACATAGATTTGATCCATTGCTCGCCCCTGCCTGCCGCTGCACCGACTAAGGAGACATTATAGCACGGTGTTGAGCAGTGCAGGCGGGGCGCGGCGTCCCGATCCCCGCCGTCGCGCGGTGGTAAACCATTGGATGGAAGGAACGACGGGCGCATTCGGTCCGTCAC
This region includes:
- a CDS encoding helicase C-terminal domain-containing protein, with protein sequence MDQIYVAIDVETTGLEAGVDEIIEIAAVKFRTGEVIETFDTLVQPRHSLPLNSSRLTGITAEMLAGAPRFSEVAPRFAAFLKNYPLVGHNVRFDINMLQAQGMRLPQPAFDTFELATLLMPRTPAYRLSALAETLGIVHDEAHRALSDADVTRQVFLHLLRRIDALSLNDLNEIVRLTSRVDWTLRPLFEAAQRAKALRVFVDETPISDTDSRESDEKLTPLKPTGNDRPIDLAEIRWFFSPAGALGRAFEGYEQRNQQVRMSEAVADTLNQGGTLIAEAGTGTGKGLAYLVPAALHAARRGERVVISTNTINLQDQLFFKDIPALQRVMSNGVDDKPPFTAALLKGRSNYLCLKRYHDLRRDRDQRLMSDDVRALLKVQLWLHATESGDRAELPLQEGEHATWSKLSAAWDQCTGPRCSEFHRCFFFKARRQAEAAHLVIVNHALLVADLAAENDVIPPYDYLIIDEAHNLEDVATDQLSFNVDREGLLAFLDDIFVEDQAQIVGGLLSELPNHFRESMVTRIDIDRADTITAALRPAVARARDAVYGCFNTLIAFVRRDAELSAADARLRISSALRRKPAWAEVERAWDMLNNALTAIGEGLGQLETLLIDLKDAELPEYDALMLRVQTLKRYATEVRINIGHILTGGAEEKVTWLTHDRLRDTLTLSAAPLSVAEILRTNLFERKSATVLTSATLSVGGDFRFVRERIGLDEAEELALESPFDYTRQALLYIPNDIPEPSHPGYQRAMEQAIIDLARATNGRMLVLFTAINALRQTYRAIQEPLEDAGIAVLGQGIDGSRRSLLERFKEFPGTVLLGTSSFWEGVDVVGDALSVLVIAKLPFSVPTDPIFAARSEQFDDAFNQYAVPQSILRFKQGFGRLIRSKDDRGIVAVLDRRLLTKKYGQTFLDSLPHTTVRSGPLQRLPDLAKRFLAATNGMSGTA